In Brienomyrus brachyistius isolate T26 chromosome 14, BBRACH_0.4, whole genome shotgun sequence, the following proteins share a genomic window:
- the ctage5 gene encoding transport and Golgi organization protein 1 homolog isoform X3: MTPLQFCFLLSLLCAQCWGFFSDYKLCGDPGCETLLGRVQATKDFKGPDCRFLNFRSGDAIFVYFKLSGKREDLWAGSIDKQFGYFPKDAVEVEEVYTPKEKEIELPTQELDFFCIDENGAIIEGDFSQSDNLDEQVELQGLLADDMQGLRTSEPIQVTQSTKTVDKVETSQTIVQDPFDNAKSKPTEQGSHVQEPGSDTRDGSQHETTKDVQSLFSIGGISTMFGSLPSKFQQNIRDVNKDAENYDESALEMTDKGKDVLLELQTSNSNPSSNNIKQENIDKDDNKPYTILSSTGDTNDHHITQLIPQETLAAEDIQLADGTSKAGLGSADQLKISDVIEDLIGDIDMNSSQPIESNEKYNADINDKTASSTVINSSGQVDINSTLQVPMDLNNVDSVMSGNVSVEYAVDYISKMDVSKEDKKTTVVHNKGHDTKTTQNPVASYSKSVHSERGDKSALIDSTEVPSVTSRGEGLSVMDVVKGASLIGSGPESSVIDDPNIDNGLSVDETVINIGGRLSIYDSAESSLMSTEIADSSGGLSVIDSEESNIGNAELSVVDDIEESTFEDAELSVVDSREMSSLGDAEPFVFVSGMQSALGDSEATVVDGMEESNLGDSDPSIMDSREQSPMGDIEPSVADGAEESTLRDTELSVIDNREESVMGDAKPSVIDTRGEATLGETETSVVDAREESTLGVTEPTVVESGEEYMVFVNSEGPSVANNRNKLIVNDNGEETFITDSGNESAIDDIAAQGPSIVDSGDKYAVFENGEAPSVIDSGSELSGMKTEPELLVVDKLSLIEVVGTSPVFDNEEIPSVTEKEKGSLVVDSEERSSVSQNVEEIFAIISDQTESAAIADVSVTEENKETIALNQMSIQDPPSFKHYSTEGQHEINLASYEKEDQDNIWENQAEIQEKVDTINSVTADTLVTETLQPKEDACISENEERPPDPFTTPEQEETGQQGRESKDTGSCSKVVNNEHFGGTEDWKGNKAGDIRSSTHIQEDSGSGTLHTAELDYYSLQTESSFSSGTTGMVTDDGSGKHAGILRAEPAEGVTETPKPKESANKKHGVVVVQPNGNPQSTKDAVKFPEHLKDYRNIQNYMTNQDLHQVLDLIGKHKLMWLDYQLANLRDWEAVENTDDDLAILSDFERLLQYHIEITSTSKGSQADGDTKEASLQKLKALLSTLKSTFTQEKPTVPKHSNQAVTDGPECTHGSCFVPEEDAAEKDRRRFEEGDLLPTVQEETPLQSQSEDLHDGTAAAVALFLNRTSQVILDTTECLQDTVSRLTQFIIQVVSSLPDDLKPGPDFYGLPWEAVIVTALLGMLTMLLFTCRLYQSIKSRFYVGKERKLGQKIAELLEEKCKALETLSQCSHRYEELETALQNGGASAQASEGEDLEAMSKKLEEANAKLGEETEQLKVDLKAQKFKRLQQEETLASMQETLKSLEEESKNLKSQMEQAQTTLKIYDINGERLQKSLQAAKEENVQLLESKAQLVQEAEGWGERLSELEEEMKMCESSHKDMVEQCTSKDQHIQSLTDCLLKMRDWDSEIEDGSVQENGDASDIRQKQKVEKLISAAKVSADLKSLEEEKNRLVARLTDEVKAKEDLQGGIERLQGEKDSLQAESVMFANETQKLQKKLQIMTEMYQENELKLHRMLTVEGRERLQKEEKLSKADKKISLAAEELSTYRQRAQELEEELEKTNQAYKNQIAAHEKKAHDNWLAARAADRDLADVKRENGHLRQKLTDLQFKLEMVEKDPFALEAPGRSSFRGERSPFGPSPLGRPASETRAFLSPPTLMDGPPRLSPQFPLGPGSRVSHGPPSLTDVPVAREGPRSDSRGPGAPPGYLYPDPRLPYRRPPPPGAFLPGPLPPRGPALAEAHFNPNPTDKSAELGSTSGSLRLGLSESRDSLLSLSGEPSNAPDANTREAPPLGPPPPLAPVDLLHRRGPYGPPEFFPPRVPPMGMRGPLPPGMYPRFPPLPPHPTGYPPAGPPPDNRSGPPRRPSPPGSEHPPDNRPFSQDMI; this comes from the exons ATGACTCCTTTACAGTTTTGCTTTTTACTGTCGCTGCTTTGCGCCCAATGCTGGGGGTTTTTTTCCGACTACAAATTGTGTGGCGATCCCGGATGTGAAA CTCTCTTGGGTCGTGTTCAGGCCACCAAAGATTTCAAAGGACCCGATTGCAGGTTTTTAAACTTCAGAAGCGGAGATGCCATATTTGTGTATTTCAAGCTTTCCGGTAAAAGGGAGGATCTTTGGGCAGGAAGT ATTGACAAGCAATTTGGCTATTTTCCAAAAGATGCTGTTGAAGTTGAGGAAGTTTACACGCCTAAGGAAAAAGAAATTGAATTACCAACACAG GAACTGGATTTTTTCTGCATAGATGAGAATGGTGCTATAATTGAGGGTGATTTCAGTCAGTCGGACAATTTGGATGAACAAGTGGAGCTTCAAGGCCTCCTGGCAGATGACATGCAGGGTCTCAGAACTAGCGAACCAATACAAGTGACTCAGAGCACAAAAACTGTGGACAAAGTGGAAACAAGTCAGACTATAGTGCAGGATCCCTTTGATAATGCCAAGTCAAAGCCAACTGAACAAG GTTCACATGTTCAAGAGCCAGGATCTGATACACGAGATGGGAGCCAGCATGAGACAACAAAAGATGTTCAGTCTTTGTTTTCCATTGGTGGTATTTCTACCATGTTTGGTAGTTTGCCATCAAAGTTTCAGCAGAACATTAGAGATGTTAATAAAGATGCAGAAAACTACGATGAGTCAGCCCTagaaatgacagacaaaggtaaGGACGTCTTGTTAGAACTCCAAACCAGTAATTCTAATCCATCCAGCAACAATATTAAACAGGAAAATATTGATAAAGATGACAATAAACCATATACTATTCTGTCAAGTACAGGAGATACAAATGACCACCATATAACTCAGCTAATACCACAGGAAACATTAGCAGCTGAGGACATTCAATTAGCTGATGGTACTTCAAAGGCTGGACTTGGGTCGGCAGATCAGCTAAAGATATCAGATGTCATTGAGGATTTGATAGGTGATATAGACATGAATTCTTCACAACCCATAGAATCAAATGAAAAATATAATGCAGATATTAATGACAAAACTGCAAGTAGCACTGTTATTAATTCATCAGGCCAAGTCGACataaacagtactctgcaaGTACCAATGGATCTTAATAATGTAGACAGTGTGATGTCTGGTAATGTATCAGTAGAATATGCTGTTGATTATATTTCCAAAATGGATGTCAGTAAAGAGGATAAGAAGACTACAGTAGTTCACAATAAAGGTCATGACACAAAGACCACTCAGAACCCTGTTGCCAGTTACAGTAAATCTGTGCATTCTGAGCGTGGGGATAAGTCAGCTTTGATTGATAGTACGGAGGTCCCATCTGTGACTAGTAGAGGGGAGGGACTATCTGTGATGGATGTTGTAAAAGGGGCATCCTTGATTGGCAGTGGGCCAGAGTCATCAGTCATTGACGATCCCAACATTGATAATGGTTTATCTGTGGATGAGACTGTAATAAACATTGGGGGCAGGCTGTCAATATATGACAGTGCTGAAAGTTCCCTTATGTCAACTGAAATTGCCGATAGTAGTGGGGGTTTGTCTGTAATTGACAGTGAAGAGTCAAACATTGGAAATGCTGAGCTGTCTGTGGTTGATGATATAGAGGAGTCAACCTTTGAAGATGCTGAGCTATCTGTGGTTGACAGCAGAGAGATGTCATCCTTGGGAGACGCTGAGCCATTTGTGTTTGTCAGTGGGATGCAATCAGCCTTGGGAGACTCTGAGGCAACTGTGGTTGATGGCATGGAGGAGTCAAACTTGGGAGACTCTGATCCATCTATAATGGACAGTAGAGAGCAGTCACCAATGGGAGATATTGAGCCATCTGTGGCTGATGGTGCAGAGGAATCCACCTTGCGAGACACTGAACTGTCTGTGATTGACAACAGAGAGGAGTCAGTCATGGGAGACGCTAAGCCATCTGTCATTGACACCAGGGGGGAGGCTACCTTGGGAGAGACAGAGACTTCTGTGGTTGATGCCAGGGAAGAGTCAACCTTGGGAGTCACTGAGCCAACTGTGGTTGAAAGTGGCGAGGAATACATGGTGTTTGTCAATAGTGAGGGGCCATCTGTAGCTAACAACAGGAACAAGTTGATTGTGAATGATAATGGGGAAGAAACATTCATAACTGACAGTGGAAATGAGTCAGCTATAGATGACATAGCAGCACAGGGACCATCCATAGTTGACAGTGGAGACAAGTATGCTGTCTTTGAAAATGGGGAGGCTCCATCTGTGATTGACAGTGGCAGTGAGTTATCTGGGATGAAGACTGAGCCAGAACTCTTAGTGGTTGACAAGTTGTCTTTGATAGAGGTGGTGGGCACTTCACCTGTTTTTGACAATGAGGAAATACCATCTGTAACTGAGAAGGAGAAGGGGTCTCTCGTGGTTGACAGTGAGGAGAGGTCATCGGTCAGTCAAAATGTGGAAGAGATCTTTGCAATCATCTCTGACCAAACAGAATCCGCAGCCATTGCAGATGTTTCTGTAACAGAAGAGAACAAAGAAACGATTGCTTTGAACCAGATGAGCATTCAAGATCCACCTTCTTTTAAACATTATTCCACTGAGGGACAACATGAAATAAATTTGGCATCTTATGAAAAAGAAGATCAGGACAATATTTGGGAAAATCAAGCTGAAATACAAGAGAAAGTAGATACCATTAATAGtgtgactgcagacacacttgtcACTGAGACATTACAACCAAAGGAAGATGCATGTATATCTGAAAATGAGGAGAGACCACCAGATCCATTTACTACACCTGAACAAGAAGAAACAGGGCAGCAGGGCAGAGAGAGCAAAGACACGGGTTCTTGCAGCAAAGTAGTAAATAATGAACATTTTGGTGGGACAGAGGACTGGAAGGGAAACAAAGCTGGAGACATTCGTTCTTCTACACACATACAGGAGGATTCAGGAAGTGGAACTTTGCACACTGCCGAACTTGATTATTATAGTTTGCAAACAGAATCAAGCTTCTCATCTGGAACAACTGGAATGGTCACTGATGATGGTTCGGGAAAACACGCTGGTATTTTAAGAGCAGAGCCAGCAGAAGGTGTTACAGAAACACCAAAACCAAAGGAAAGTGCCAACAAAAAACATGGAGTTGTTGTCGTACAGCCTAACGGAAACCCGCAATCCACAAAGGATGCTGTTAAGTTTCCAGAGCATCTTAAAGATTACCGAAATATCCAGAACTACATGACTAACCAAGACCTACACCAAGTGTTGGACTTAATAGGGAAACACAAACTTATGTGGCTTGACTATCAGCTGGCAAACCTTCGGGACTGGGAAGCTGTGGAAAATACTGACGACGACCTAGCTATACTGTCTGATTTTGAACGACTTCTACAATATCACATTGAAATAACTTCTACCTCAAAAGGCAGTCAAGCTGATGGTGATACAAAGGAAGCCTCACTTCAAAAATTAAAAGCTCTTTTATCTACTTTAAAAAGTACATTCACACAAGAGAAACCCACTGTCCCTAAACATTCTAATCAAG CAGTGACAGATGGACCTGAGTGCACACACGGCAGCTGTTTTGTCCCTGAAGAAGATGCAGCAGAGAAGGACAGAAGGAGGTTTGAGGAAGGGGACCTACTCCCCACAGTCCAGGAGGAGACTCCTCTTCAGTCACAGTCAGAGGATTTACACGATG GTacagctgctgctgttgctcTGTTTCTAAACCGTACTAGCCAAGTTATCCTGGATACTACAGAGTGCCTTCAAGACACTGTATCACGTTTAACGCAATTCATCATACAG GTGGTGTCCTCCCTCCCTGATGACTTGAAGCCGGGGCCGGATTTCTACGGACTGCCGTGGGAAGCGGTGATAGTGACTGCGCTGCTGGGGATGCTGACTATGCTGCTGTTCACCTGCAGATTGTATCAGTCT ataaaAAGTAGATTCTATGTCG GGAAGGAGAGAAAGCTGGGCCAGAAGATAGCAGAATTACTTGAAGAGAAATGTAAAGCACTGGAAACACTCAGTCAGTGCAGTCACAGA TATGaggaactggaaactgccctgCAAAATGGAGGTGCTTCTGCACAAGCATCTGAGGGTGAAGATCTTGAG GCCATGTCCAAGAAACTCGAAGAGGCAAACGCTAAACTCGGGGAGGAGACCGAACAGCTGAAGGTGGATTTGAAAGCCCAGAAGTTCAAGCGTTTGCAGCAGGAGGAAACG CTGGCCAGCATGCAGGAAACACTGAAAAGCCTGGAAGAAGAATCGAAGAACCTGAAGTCGCAGATGGAGCAG GCACAAACAACCCTGAAGATCTATGACATTAACGGTGAGAGGTTACAGAAAAGCCTACAGGCAGCCAAGGAGGAGAATGTGCAGCTTCTGGAGAGTAAAGCCCAG TTGGTACAGGAAGCTGAAGGCTGGGGGGAGCGTCTGAGCGAATTGGAGGAGGAGATGAAGATGTGTGAGAGCTCCCACAAGGACATGGTGGAGCAGTGCACCAGCAAGGACCAGCACATTCAG TCTCTGACTGACTGCCTGCTGAAGATGAGGGACTGGGATTCAGAGATTGAGGACGGGTCCGTCCAGGAGAATGGGGATGCCTCAG ATATCCGTCAGAAGCAGAAAGTAGAGAAGCTAATTTCTGCAGCAAAG GTGAGTGCTGATCTGAAGTCCCTGGAAGAGGAGAAGAACAGACTGGTTGCCAGACTTACTGATGAGGTTAAAGCCAAAGAGGACCTCCAAG GTGGCATTGAGCGGCTCCAGGGCGAGAAGGACTCGCTACAGGCGGAGAGTGTCATGTTTGCCAATGAGACACAAAAGCTCCAGAAGAAGCTGCAGATCATGACTGAGATGTACCAGGAGAATGAGTTGAAGCTGCATCG GATGCTGACTGTAGAAGGGAGGGAACGCTTGCAGAAGGAGGAAAAGCTAAGTAAGGCCGACAAGAAGATCAGTCTGGCCGCTGAGGAACTGAGCACCTACAG ACAACGGGCCCAGGAGCTAGAGGAAGAGCTGGAGAAAACCAACCAGGCCTACAAAAACCAG ATCGCGGCCCACGAGAAGAAGGCTCACGACAACTGG CTGGCTGCACGGGCGGCTGACCGGGACCTGGCCGACGTGAAGCGGGAGAACGGCCACCTCAGGCAAAA GCTGACAGACCTCCAGTTTAAGCTGGAGATGGTGGAGAAGGACCCATTTGCCCTGGAGGCCCCTGGGAGGTCCTCCTTCAGAG GAGAGAGATCACCATTTGGACCGAGTCCGCTAGGGCGGCCCGCCTCTGAGACTAGAGCCTTCCTGTCACCACCTACCCTGATGGACGGGCCACCACGCTTATCACCCCAGTTTCCTCTGGGGCCTGGCAGCCGAG TGTCGCATGGCCCTCCCAGCCTGACAGACGTCCCTGTCGCCAGGGAAGGCCCTCGCTCCGACAGCAGGGGTCCCGGAGCCCCCCCAG GCTACCTGTATCCAGACCCCAGGCTCCCCTACCGCCGTCCCCCACCACCTGGCGCCTTCCTGCCGGGCCCGCTGCCTCCCAGGGGCCCTGCTTTGGCCGAggcccacttcaacccaaatCCCACTGATAAGTCTG CAGAACTAGGCAGCACCTCCGGCAGCCTCAGATTGGGCCTCAGTGAGAGCAGAGAT AGCCTGTTGTCTCTTTCTGGGGAGCCGTCAAATGCCCCTGATGCAAACACACGGGAGGCCCCTCCCCTGGGCCCCCCACCTCCACTGGCCCCTGTGGACCTCCTCCATCGTCGAGGCCCCTATGGTCCCCCCGAGTTTTTCCCTCCCCGAGTCCCCCCCATGGGCA TGCGTGGGCCACTGCCCCCTGGGATGTATCCAAGATTCCCTCCACTGCCACCCCATCCCACGGGTTATCCGCCTGCAGGGCCCCCTCCCGACAACCGGTCTGGGCCCCCCCGCAGACCCTCCCCCCCGGGCAGCGAGCACCCCCCAGACAACCGCCCGTTCTCACAGGACATGATCTGA
- the ctage5 gene encoding melanoma inhibitory activity protein 2 isoform X5 — protein sequence MAEELAGDPVLSSPEATDLKVAARVYYSRAVETVRDVVSSLPDDLKPGPDFYGLPWEAVIVTALLGMLTMLLFTCRLYQSIKSRFYVGKERKLGQKIAELLEEKCKALETLSQCSHRYEELETALQNGGASAQASEGEDLEAMSKKLEEANAKLGEETEQLKVDLKAQKFKRLQQEETLASMQETLKSLEEESKNLKSQMEQAQTTLKIYDINGERLQKSLQAAKEENVQLLESKAQLVQEAEGWGERLSELEEEMKMCESSHKDMVEQCTSKDQHIQSLTDCLLKMRDWDSEIEDGSVQENGDASDIRQKQKVEKLISAAKVSADLKSLEEEKNRLVARLTDEVKAKEDLQGGIERLQGEKDSLQAESVMFANETQKLQKKLQIMTEMYQENELKLHRMLTVEGRERLQKEEKLSKADKKISLAAEELSTYRQRAQELEEELEKTNQAYKNQIAAHEKKAHDNWLAARAADRDLADVKRENGHLRQKLTDLQFKLEMVEKDPFALEAPGRSSFRGERSPFGPSPLGRPASETRAFLSPPTLMDGPPRLSPQFPLGPGSRVSHGPPSLTDVPVAREGPRSDSRGPGAPPGYLYPDPRLPYRRPPPPGAFLPGPLPPRGPALAEAHFNPNPTDKSAELGSTSGSLRLGLSESRDSLLSLSGEPSNAPDANTREAPPLGPPPPLAPVDLLHRRGPYGPPEFFPPRVPPMGMRGPLPPGMYPRFPPLPPHPTGYPPAGPPPDNRSGPPRRPSPPGSEHPPDNRPFSQDMI from the exons ATGGCAGAGGAGTTAGCGGGCGACCCGGTCCTTTCGTCGCCTGAAGCGACCGATCTTAAAGTGGCAGCGAGGGTCTACTACTCCCGTGCGGTGGAGACCGTGAGAGAT GTGGTGTCCTCCCTCCCTGATGACTTGAAGCCGGGGCCGGATTTCTACGGACTGCCGTGGGAAGCGGTGATAGTGACTGCGCTGCTGGGGATGCTGACTATGCTGCTGTTCACCTGCAGATTGTATCAGTCT ataaaAAGTAGATTCTATGTCG GGAAGGAGAGAAAGCTGGGCCAGAAGATAGCAGAATTACTTGAAGAGAAATGTAAAGCACTGGAAACACTCAGTCAGTGCAGTCACAGA TATGaggaactggaaactgccctgCAAAATGGAGGTGCTTCTGCACAAGCATCTGAGGGTGAAGATCTTGAG GCCATGTCCAAGAAACTCGAAGAGGCAAACGCTAAACTCGGGGAGGAGACCGAACAGCTGAAGGTGGATTTGAAAGCCCAGAAGTTCAAGCGTTTGCAGCAGGAGGAAACG CTGGCCAGCATGCAGGAAACACTGAAAAGCCTGGAAGAAGAATCGAAGAACCTGAAGTCGCAGATGGAGCAG GCACAAACAACCCTGAAGATCTATGACATTAACGGTGAGAGGTTACAGAAAAGCCTACAGGCAGCCAAGGAGGAGAATGTGCAGCTTCTGGAGAGTAAAGCCCAG TTGGTACAGGAAGCTGAAGGCTGGGGGGAGCGTCTGAGCGAATTGGAGGAGGAGATGAAGATGTGTGAGAGCTCCCACAAGGACATGGTGGAGCAGTGCACCAGCAAGGACCAGCACATTCAG TCTCTGACTGACTGCCTGCTGAAGATGAGGGACTGGGATTCAGAGATTGAGGACGGGTCCGTCCAGGAGAATGGGGATGCCTCAG ATATCCGTCAGAAGCAGAAAGTAGAGAAGCTAATTTCTGCAGCAAAG GTGAGTGCTGATCTGAAGTCCCTGGAAGAGGAGAAGAACAGACTGGTTGCCAGACTTACTGATGAGGTTAAAGCCAAAGAGGACCTCCAAG GTGGCATTGAGCGGCTCCAGGGCGAGAAGGACTCGCTACAGGCGGAGAGTGTCATGTTTGCCAATGAGACACAAAAGCTCCAGAAGAAGCTGCAGATCATGACTGAGATGTACCAGGAGAATGAGTTGAAGCTGCATCG GATGCTGACTGTAGAAGGGAGGGAACGCTTGCAGAAGGAGGAAAAGCTAAGTAAGGCCGACAAGAAGATCAGTCTGGCCGCTGAGGAACTGAGCACCTACAG ACAACGGGCCCAGGAGCTAGAGGAAGAGCTGGAGAAAACCAACCAGGCCTACAAAAACCAG ATCGCGGCCCACGAGAAGAAGGCTCACGACAACTGG CTGGCTGCACGGGCGGCTGACCGGGACCTGGCCGACGTGAAGCGGGAGAACGGCCACCTCAGGCAAAA GCTGACAGACCTCCAGTTTAAGCTGGAGATGGTGGAGAAGGACCCATTTGCCCTGGAGGCCCCTGGGAGGTCCTCCTTCAGAG GAGAGAGATCACCATTTGGACCGAGTCCGCTAGGGCGGCCCGCCTCTGAGACTAGAGCCTTCCTGTCACCACCTACCCTGATGGACGGGCCACCACGCTTATCACCCCAGTTTCCTCTGGGGCCTGGCAGCCGAG TGTCGCATGGCCCTCCCAGCCTGACAGACGTCCCTGTCGCCAGGGAAGGCCCTCGCTCCGACAGCAGGGGTCCCGGAGCCCCCCCAG GCTACCTGTATCCAGACCCCAGGCTCCCCTACCGCCGTCCCCCACCACCTGGCGCCTTCCTGCCGGGCCCGCTGCCTCCCAGGGGCCCTGCTTTGGCCGAggcccacttcaacccaaatCCCACTGATAAGTCTG CAGAACTAGGCAGCACCTCCGGCAGCCTCAGATTGGGCCTCAGTGAGAGCAGAGAT AGCCTGTTGTCTCTTTCTGGGGAGCCGTCAAATGCCCCTGATGCAAACACACGGGAGGCCCCTCCCCTGGGCCCCCCACCTCCACTGGCCCCTGTGGACCTCCTCCATCGTCGAGGCCCCTATGGTCCCCCCGAGTTTTTCCCTCCCCGAGTCCCCCCCATGGGCA TGCGTGGGCCACTGCCCCCTGGGATGTATCCAAGATTCCCTCCACTGCCACCCCATCCCACGGGTTATCCGCCTGCAGGGCCCCCTCCCGACAACCGGTCTGGGCCCCCCCGCAGACCCTCCCCCCCGGGCAGCGAGCACCCCCCAGACAACCGCCCGTTCTCACAGGACATGATCTGA